One Streptomyces sp. RPA4-2 genomic window carries:
- a CDS encoding DUF6274 family protein, which yields MAASARHETRALLRAHLAAASGYRHLTRHCPICHQLLRLAMEPAPHGEEDETAAETAAEEESPSKA from the coding sequence ATGGCGGCATCGGCCCGGCACGAGACGCGTGCCCTGCTCCGCGCCCACTTGGCGGCCGCTTCCGGGTACCGCCATCTGACGCGGCACTGCCCGATCTGCCACCAACTCCTGAGGCTGGCCATGGAACCCGCTCCGCACGGCGAGGAGGACGAGACCGCGGCGGAGACGGCGGCCGAGGAGGAGAGTCCTTCCAAGGCGTGA
- a CDS encoding metallopeptidase family protein: MLEMTREEFEELVAESLDRIPPELTRLMDNVAVFVEDEPDPSDPGLLGLYEGTPLTDRGEWYAGVLPDRITIYRGPTLRMCATREDVIAETEVTVVHEIAHHFGIDDERLHALGYG; this comes from the coding sequence GTGCTGGAGATGACGCGCGAGGAGTTCGAGGAACTGGTCGCCGAGTCGCTGGACCGGATTCCTCCGGAGCTGACACGGCTGATGGACAACGTGGCGGTGTTCGTCGAGGACGAGCCCGACCCGTCCGACCCGGGGCTGCTCGGGCTCTACGAGGGGACTCCGCTGACCGATCGCGGCGAGTGGTACGCGGGGGTGCTGCCGGACCGGATCACGATCTACCGGGGGCCGACGCTGCGGATGTGCGCGACCCGGGAGGACGTGATCGCGGAGACCGAGGTGACCGTGGTGCACGAGATCGCCCACCACTTCGGGATCGACGACGAACGGCTGCACGCGCTCGGATACGGGTGA
- the hrpA gene encoding ATP-dependent RNA helicase HrpA, which produces MSTHPAPALGDLAPRLAELSLRDAHRLGRRLEGARRIRKPEARTTVLAEIEAEVTTAEARMAERRARVPAVTYPEQLPVSQKKSDIADAIRDHQVVIVAGETGSGKTTQIPKICLELGRGVRGMIGHTQPRRIAARTVAERIADELDTPLGEAVGWKVRFTDQVNPDGTFVKLMTDGILLAEIQTDRELRAYDTIIIDEAHERSLNIDFLLGYLAQLLPKRPDLKVVITSATIDPERFSRHFGDAPIVEVSGRTYPVEVRYRPLLEEDGDDADRDQITAITDAVEELQAEGKGDILVFLSGEREIRDTADALTKKNYRFTEVLPLYARLSHAEQHRVFQPHTGRRIVLATNVAETSLTVPGIKYVIDPGTARISRYSHRTKVQRLPIEPVSQASANQRKGRCGRTSDGVCIRLYSEDDFVSRPEFTDAEILRTNLASVILQMTAAGLGDIEKFPFIDPPDHRNIRDGVQLLQELNALDPTEKDVRKRLTDTGRKLAQLPVDPRLARMVLEADKNGCAREVMVIAAALSIQDPRERPSDKQTQADQHHARFRDETSDFLAFLNLWRYVREQQKERGSSAFRRMCKQEFLNFLRIREWQDIYTQLRTVAKQMGIHPNEDDAAEQSVHVSLLAGLLSHVGMKDVKETGGESGRGTGKNEYLGARSAKFAIFPGSALFKKPPRFVMSAELVETSRLWARVNAKIEPEWVEPLAGHLLKRTYSEPHWEKDQAAVMAYEKVTLYGVPIVAQRKVNYGRIDPETSRELFIRNALVEGDWRTHHKFFADNRRLLTEVEELEHRARRRDILVDDETLFDFYDQRVPEHVVSGAHFDSWWKHKRHDEPELLDFERSMLINEKAGAVTKDDYPDSWRQGRLKFRVTYQFEPGADADGVTVHIPLQVLNQVTDEGFDWQIPGLREDVVTELIRSLPKPIRRNYVPAPNVARAFLDRAVPLQEPLTTTMARELKRMVGVTLTADDFDWSRVPDHLKITFRIVDERRRKLAEDKDLQALQLQLKPKARKAISQAAAATAEREGGESLERTGLTDWTIGSLARVFETRRAGQPVKAYPALVDDGDTVSVRLFDTEAEQAQAMWKGTRRLILRNIPVNPGKFASDKLTNAQKLALSANPHGTVQALFDDCATAAADKLIGDFGGPAWDEESYRKLYDRVRAEIVDTTVRTVGQVQQVLAAWQACERRLKDARSPVLLANLADVRKQLDALVKPGFVTATGLRRLADLMRYLVAADRRLQQMPTSVQRDTTRMEKVHEMQDEYAWLLEQMPQGRPVPQQVLDIRWMIEELRVSYFAHALGTAYPVSDKRIVKAIDAVAP; this is translated from the coding sequence ATGTCTACGCATCCTGCCCCCGCCCTCGGCGATCTCGCCCCCCGCCTGGCCGAGCTGTCCCTGCGCGACGCGCACCGGCTCGGCCGCAGGCTCGAGGGCGCGCGCCGGATCCGCAAGCCCGAGGCCCGGACCACCGTGCTCGCCGAGATCGAGGCGGAGGTCACCACGGCCGAGGCCCGCATGGCCGAGCGCCGCGCCCGCGTGCCCGCCGTCACCTACCCCGAGCAGCTCCCGGTCAGCCAGAAGAAATCGGACATCGCCGACGCCATACGCGACCACCAGGTCGTGATCGTCGCCGGTGAGACCGGCTCCGGCAAGACCACCCAGATCCCCAAGATCTGCCTCGAACTCGGCCGCGGCGTCCGCGGCATGATCGGCCACACCCAGCCCCGCCGCATCGCCGCCCGCACCGTCGCCGAGCGCATCGCCGACGAACTGGACACCCCGCTGGGCGAGGCCGTCGGCTGGAAGGTCCGCTTCACCGACCAGGTCAACCCGGACGGCACCTTCGTCAAGCTCATGACGGACGGCATCCTGCTCGCCGAGATCCAGACCGACCGCGAGCTGCGCGCCTACGACACGATCATCATCGACGAGGCCCACGAGCGGTCCCTCAACATCGACTTCCTGCTGGGCTACCTCGCCCAGCTGCTCCCCAAGCGCCCGGACCTCAAGGTCGTCATCACCTCCGCGACCATCGACCCCGAACGCTTCTCCCGGCACTTCGGCGACGCCCCGATCGTCGAGGTCAGCGGCCGCACCTACCCCGTGGAGGTCCGCTACCGCCCGCTCCTGGAGGAGGACGGCGACGACGCGGACCGCGACCAGATCACCGCGATCACCGACGCCGTGGAGGAACTGCAGGCCGAGGGCAAGGGCGACATCCTCGTCTTCCTCTCCGGCGAGCGCGAGATCCGCGACACGGCGGACGCGCTCACGAAGAAGAACTACCGCTTCACCGAGGTCCTCCCCCTCTACGCCCGCCTCTCGCACGCCGAGCAGCACCGCGTCTTCCAGCCCCACACCGGCCGCAGGATCGTGCTGGCGACGAACGTCGCGGAGACCTCCCTCACCGTCCCGGGCATCAAGTACGTCATCGACCCGGGCACCGCCCGCATCTCCCGCTACAGCCACCGCACCAAGGTCCAGCGTCTCCCGATCGAACCCGTCTCGCAGGCCAGCGCCAACCAGCGCAAGGGCCGCTGCGGCCGTACGTCCGACGGCGTCTGCATCCGTCTGTACTCCGAGGACGACTTCGTCTCCCGCCCGGAGTTCACGGACGCGGAGATCCTCCGTACGAACCTGGCGAGCGTCATCCTCCAGATGACCGCGGCCGGCCTCGGCGACATCGAGAAGTTCCCCTTCATCGACCCGCCGGACCACCGCAACATCCGCGACGGCGTCCAGCTCCTCCAGGAGCTGAACGCGCTGGACCCCACGGAGAAGGACGTACGCAAGCGGCTCACGGACACCGGCCGCAAGCTCGCCCAGCTCCCCGTCGACCCCCGGCTGGCCCGGATGGTGCTGGAGGCCGACAAGAACGGCTGTGCGCGTGAGGTGATGGTGATCGCCGCGGCGCTGTCCATCCAGGACCCGCGCGAGCGCCCCTCCGACAAGCAGACGCAGGCCGACCAGCACCACGCCCGCTTCAGGGACGAGACCAGCGACTTCCTCGCGTTCCTCAACCTGTGGCGGTACGTCCGCGAGCAGCAGAAGGAGCGGGGCTCCTCCGCCTTCCGCCGCATGTGCAAGCAGGAGTTCCTGAACTTCCTGCGCATCCGCGAGTGGCAGGACATCTACACCCAGCTGCGCACGGTGGCGAAGCAGATGGGCATCCACCCGAACGAGGACGACGCGGCCGAGCAGAGCGTCCATGTCTCGCTCCTGGCCGGCCTGCTCTCCCACGTCGGCATGAAGGACGTGAAGGAGACCGGCGGCGAGAGCGGGCGCGGCACCGGCAAGAACGAGTACCTGGGCGCCCGCAGCGCCAAGTTCGCGATCTTCCCCGGTTCGGCGCTCTTCAAGAAGCCCCCGCGCTTCGTGATGTCGGCGGAGCTGGTGGAGACCTCCCGCCTCTGGGCGCGGGTCAACGCGAAGATCGAGCCCGAGTGGGTCGAGCCCCTGGCCGGGCACCTCCTCAAGCGGACGTACAGCGAACCGCACTGGGAGAAGGACCAGGCGGCCGTGATGGCGTACGAGAAGGTCACGCTCTACGGCGTGCCGATCGTCGCCCAGCGGAAGGTCAACTACGGGCGGATCGACCCCGAGACGTCCCGCGAACTCTTCATCCGCAACGCCCTCGTGGAGGGCGACTGGCGCACGCACCACAAGTTCTTCGCCGACAACCGCAGGCTGCTGACCGAGGTGGAGGAGCTGGAGCACCGCGCCCGGCGCCGGGACATCCTGGTCGACGACGAGACGCTCTTCGACTTCTACGACCAGCGGGTGCCGGAGCACGTCGTGTCCGGAGCGCACTTCGACTCCTGGTGGAAGCACAAGCGCCACGACGAGCCCGAACTGCTCGACTTCGAGCGTTCGATGCTCATCAACGAGAAGGCGGGGGCCGTCACCAAGGACGACTACCCCGACTCGTGGCGTCAGGGGCGTCTCAAGTTCCGCGTGACGTACCAGTTCGAGCCGGGCGCGGACGCGGACGGCGTGACGGTCCACATCCCGCTGCAGGTCCTGAACCAGGTGACGGACGAGGGCTTCGACTGGCAGATCCCGGGTCTGCGGGAGGACGTCGTGACGGAGCTGATCCGCTCCCTCCCCAAGCCGATCCGCCGCAACTACGTGCCGGCCCCGAACGTCGCACGGGCCTTCCTCGACCGTGCGGTCCCCCTCCAGGAGCCGCTGACGACGACGATGGCGCGCGAGCTGAAGCGCATGGTCGGTGTCACGCTCACCGCCGACGACTTCGACTGGTCCCGGGTCCCCGACCACCTGAAGATCACCTTCCGGATCGTCGACGAGCGGCGCCGCAAGCTCGCCGAGGACAAGGACCTCCAGGCGCTGCAGCTCCAGCTGAAGCCGAAGGCCCGCAAGGCGATCTCGCAGGCCGCGGCGGCGACGGCGGAGCGCGAGGGCGGCGAGTCCCTGGAGCGCACGGGCCTCACGGACTGGACGATCGGCTCGCTGGCGCGCGTCTTCGAGACGCGCCGGGCGGGCCAGCCGGTCAAGGCCTACCCGGCCCTGGTGGACGACGGCGACACGGTCTCCGTGCGCCTCTTCGACACCGAGGCCGAGCAGGCGCAGGCCATGTGGAAGGGCACCCGGCGGCTGATCCTGCGGAACATCCCGGTGAACCCGGGCAAGTTCGCCTCGGACAAGCTGACGAACGCCCAGAAGCTCGCCCTGTCCGCCAATCCGCACGGCACCGTGCAGGCCCTCTTCGACGACTGCGCGACGGCCGCGGCGGACAAGCTGATCGGCGACTTCGGGGGCCCGGCGTGGGACGAGGAGTCGTACCGCAAGCTGTACGACCGGGTGCGCGCCGAGATCGTCGACACGACGGTGCGTACGGTCGGACAGGTGCAGCAGGTGCTGGCCGCCTGGCAGGCCTGTGAGCGCCGCCTGAAGGACGCCAGGAGCCCCGTGCTGCTGGCGAACCTCGCGGACGTGCGCAAGCAGTTGGACGCCCTCGTGAAGCCCGGCTTCGTGACGGCGACGGGTCTGCGGCGGCTGGCCGACCTCATGCGCTATCTGGTGGCCGCGGACCGCCGGCTGCAGCAGATGCCGACCAGCGTCCAACGGGACACCACCCGGATGGAGAAGGTCCACGAGATGCAGGACGAGTACGCCTGGCTCCTGGAGCAGATGCCGCAGGGCCGTCCGGTCCCGCAGCAGGTCCTGGACATCCGCTGGATGATCGAGGAGCTCCGGGTCAGCTATTTCGCCCACGCGCTCGGTACGGCGTACCCCGTCTCCGACAAGCGCATCGTGAAGGCGATCGACGCCGTGGCACCGTAA
- a CDS encoding metallophosphoesterase gives MARVPAAVTVPATALARRCRTLGDRVRRVRRTPRVRPMAQELVQQPSPYTRALGLMAVVLLGAWLGLLVVGNVRAPVGPMNTTMTLRPSVTGGTKINVSPLGALVLDSHVAPVRLDVNVDQLDPARAQALVDHPERLSGLQDEVAHDVEHGTLDLAVRSCVAVVSGATALGLAVYRRPRRALAAGGLALTLLAASGATAFATWNPDSVLEPKFSGLLSSAPSLVGNARSIVSEFDVYQKELARLVTNVTKLYDVTSTLPTYEPDPSTIRVLHVSDIHLNPASWKIIASLVEQYDINVIVDSGDTMDHGTAAENGFLDPIADLGAPYVWVRGNHDSRLTQRYLEHMKNAHVLDDGRALTVAGLRFAGIGDPQFTPDRSVAPGGGAAEELAGARLASSLRDQRAAGTPVDIAIAHEPSAARLTDGEVPLVLAGHLHHEQTEVMKYGTRLRVEGSTGGSGLRAIEGTYPDPIEASVLYVDRDTRRLQAWDEIKLGGLGLTTAEVSRHLPKENHPGAPQSTAPTPPTSPTPPTSLAPPTPPTPPTSLAPPAPPGLSSSPSGGTP, from the coding sequence ATGGCCCGCGTCCCCGCTGCCGTAACCGTCCCCGCGACCGCCCTGGCCCGCCGCTGCCGCACCCTCGGTGACCGCGTCCGCCGCGTCCGCCGCACCCCTCGTGTCCGTCCCATGGCCCAGGAACTCGTCCAGCAACCGTCCCCGTACACCAGGGCGCTCGGCCTGATGGCCGTCGTCCTGCTCGGCGCCTGGCTGGGCCTGCTCGTCGTGGGCAACGTGCGCGCCCCCGTCGGCCCGATGAACACCACGATGACCCTGCGCCCGTCGGTGACCGGCGGCACGAAGATAAACGTCTCCCCGCTCGGCGCCCTCGTACTCGACAGCCACGTCGCCCCCGTCCGGCTCGACGTCAACGTCGACCAGCTCGACCCGGCCCGCGCACAGGCCCTGGTCGACCACCCGGAACGCCTCTCGGGCCTCCAGGACGAGGTCGCGCACGACGTCGAGCACGGCACCCTCGACCTGGCCGTGCGGTCCTGCGTCGCGGTCGTCTCCGGGGCCACGGCACTCGGCCTGGCGGTCTACCGCCGGCCACGCCGCGCCCTGGCCGCGGGCGGTCTGGCCCTCACGCTCCTCGCCGCCTCCGGCGCGACGGCCTTCGCCACCTGGAACCCGGACTCGGTACTGGAACCGAAGTTCTCGGGACTGCTCTCCTCCGCGCCCTCCCTGGTCGGCAACGCCCGCAGCATCGTCAGCGAATTCGACGTCTACCAGAAGGAACTGGCGCGTCTGGTGACGAACGTGACGAAGCTGTACGACGTCACCTCCACGCTCCCGACCTACGAACCGGACCCCAGCACGATCCGGGTCCTGCACGTCTCCGACATCCACCTCAACCCGGCGAGCTGGAAGATCATCGCGTCGCTGGTGGAGCAGTACGACATCAACGTGATCGTCGACTCCGGCGACACCATGGACCACGGCACCGCGGCCGAGAACGGGTTCCTGGACCCGATCGCGGACCTGGGCGCGCCGTACGTCTGGGTCAGGGGCAACCACGACAGCCGTCTCACCCAGCGCTATCTGGAACACATGAAGAACGCGCACGTCCTGGACGACGGCCGCGCGCTCACGGTCGCGGGCCTGCGTTTCGCGGGCATCGGCGACCCGCAGTTCACCCCCGACCGCTCGGTCGCACCCGGCGGCGGCGCGGCGGAGGAACTGGCCGGCGCCCGCCTCGCCTCCTCCCTGCGCGACCAGCGCGCCGCGGGCACCCCCGTCGACATCGCCATCGCCCACGAACCCTCGGCGGCCCGGCTGACCGACGGCGAGGTGCCCCTGGTCCTGGCCGGCCACCTGCACCACGAACAGACGGAGGTCATGAAGTACGGAACCCGCCTGCGCGTCGAGGGCTCGACGGGCGGCAGCGGTCTGCGCGCGATCGAGGGCACCTACCCGGACCCCATCGAGGCCTCGGTCCTCTACGTCGACCGGGACACCCGCCGCCTCCAGGCCTGGGACGAGATCAAACTGGGCGGCCTCGGACTCACCACGGCCGAGGTCAGCCGCCACCTCCCGAAGGAGAACCACCCCGGCGCCCCCCAATCCACCGCTCCCACCCCTCCCACCTCTCCCACCCCTCCCACCTCTCTCGCCCCTCCCACCCCTCCCACCCCTCCCACCTCTCTCGCCCCTCCCGCCCCTCCCGGCCTTTCCTCCAGCCCCTCCGGCGGCACCCCGTAA
- a CDS encoding DEAD/DEAH box helicase, whose protein sequence is MSVSSTDHVVVPENNEGDNIEGVEAVVVASVETPEAVEATESADATPEITFATLGLPEGVVRKLAQNGVTSPFPIQAATIPDALAGKDILGRGRTGSGKTLSFGLPTLAQLAGGHTEKKKPRAVILTPTRELAMQVADALQPYGDVLGLKMKVVCGGTSMGNQIYALERGVDVLVATPGRLRDIINRGACSLENTQIAVLDEADQMSDLGFLPEVTELLDQIPAGGQRMLFSATMENEISTLVKRYLTNPVTHEVDSAQGNVTTMSHHILIVKPKDKAPVTAAIASRKGRTIIFVRTQLGADRIAEQLRDAGVKADALHGGMTQGARTRTLADFKDGYVNALVATDVAARGIHVDGIDLVLNVDPAGDHKDYLHRSGRTARAGRSGTVVSLSLPHQRRQIFRLMEDAGVDAARHIINSGTAFEPEVAEITGARSMTEVQAQSAGDAAQQAEREVTQLTKELERAQRRAAELRGEADRLVARAARERGEDPETAVAAAAEAVIEQAAAEAPAEVPAAVAEQPAERPSYEQSRPRRDERGNYERRDNDRGGFRRDDNRGGGFNRDDRGPRRDDRRDGDRGGFRRDNDRRDDRGGRSFERRDDNRGGGFNRDDRGGRSFERRDDNRGGGFNRDDRGGRSFERRDDNRGGGFRRDDNRGGGFNRDDRGGRTPERRDGDRGGFRRDNDRGTTGRSFERRDDRGGHRGSDRPFNRDRQGDRPAGGGFRAGSHDRPYGRRDDHRGTGTGTGTGPGTGTGGGSFRRDEKPRWKRNG, encoded by the coding sequence ATGTCTGTTTCCAGTACTGATCACGTCGTCGTGCCCGAGAACAACGAGGGCGACAACATCGAGGGCGTCGAGGCCGTTGTCGTGGCCTCCGTCGAGACCCCGGAGGCCGTCGAGGCCACCGAGTCCGCCGATGCCACCCCCGAGATCACCTTCGCCACCCTCGGTCTTCCCGAGGGCGTCGTCCGCAAGCTCGCTCAGAACGGTGTGACCAGCCCGTTCCCGATCCAGGCCGCGACCATCCCGGACGCCCTGGCCGGCAAGGACATCCTGGGCCGCGGCCGCACCGGCTCCGGCAAGACCCTCTCCTTCGGTCTGCCGACCCTGGCGCAGCTCGCCGGCGGTCACACCGAGAAGAAGAAGCCCCGCGCGGTCATCCTCACGCCGACCCGTGAGCTGGCCATGCAGGTCGCCGACGCCCTGCAGCCCTACGGCGACGTCCTCGGCCTGAAGATGAAGGTCGTCTGCGGCGGTACGTCGATGGGCAACCAGATCTACGCCCTGGAGCGCGGCGTCGACGTCCTCGTCGCCACCCCGGGCCGTCTGCGCGACATCATCAACCGCGGCGCCTGCTCGCTGGAGAACACCCAGATCGCCGTCCTCGACGAGGCCGACCAGATGTCGGACCTGGGCTTCCTGCCCGAGGTCACCGAGCTGCTCGACCAGATCCCGGCCGGCGGCCAGCGCATGCTGTTCTCCGCCACGATGGAGAACGAGATCTCCACGCTGGTCAAGCGCTACCTGACCAACCCGGTCACGCACGAGGTCGACAGCGCCCAGGGCAACGTCACGACCATGTCGCACCACATCCTCATCGTGAAGCCCAAGGACAAGGCGCCGGTCACCGCCGCGATCGCCTCCCGCAAGGGCCGCACGATCATCTTCGTCCGCACCCAGCTGGGCGCCGACCGCATCGCCGAGCAGCTGCGTGACGCCGGTGTGAAGGCCGACGCGCTGCACGGCGGCATGACGCAGGGCGCCCGGACCCGGACGCTGGCCGACTTCAAGGACGGTTACGTCAACGCGCTCGTCGCGACCGACGTCGCCGCCCGCGGTATTCACGTCGACGGCATCGACCTGGTCCTGAACGTGGACCCGGCCGGCGACCACAAGGACTACCTGCACCGTTCCGGCCGCACCGCGCGTGCCGGCCGCTCCGGCACCGTCGTGTCGCTGTCGCTGCCGCACCAGCGCCGTCAGATCTTCCGGCTGATGGAGGACGCGGGCGTCGACGCCGCGCGTCACATCATCAACTCCGGTACGGCCTTCGAGCCCGAGGTCGCCGAGATCACCGGCGCCCGGTCGATGACCGAGGTCCAGGCGCAGTCGGCGGGCGACGCCGCCCAGCAGGCCGAGCGCGAGGTCACGCAGCTCACCAAGGAGCTGGAGCGCGCGCAGCGTCGCGCCGCCGAGCTGCGCGGTGAGGCCGACCGTCTGGTCGCCCGTGCCGCGCGTGAGCGGGGCGAGGACCCGGAGACCGCGGTCGCCGCGGCCGCGGAGGCCGTGATCGAGCAGGCCGCGGCCGAGGCTCCCGCCGAGGTGCCGGCCGCCGTGGCCGAGCAGCCCGCGGAGCGTCCGTCCTACGAGCAGTCGCGTCCGCGCCGTGACGAGCGGGGCAACTACGAGCGTCGTGACAACGACCGTGGTGGGTTCCGTCGTGACGACAACCGTGGTGGCGGCTTCAACCGTGACGACCGTGGCCCCCGTCGTGACGACCGCCGTGACGGCGACCGTGGTGGGTTCCGTCGTGACAACGACCGCCGGGACGACCGTGGCGGCCGCTCCTTCGAGCGTCGTGACGACAACCGCGGTGGCGGCTTCAACCGTGATGACCGTGGCGGCCGTTCTTTCGAGCGTCGTGACGACAACCGCGGTGGCGGCTTCAACCGGGACGACCGTGGCGGCCGTTCTTTCGAGCGTCGTGACGACAACCGCGGTGGCGGCTTCCGTCGTGACGACAACCGTGGTGGCGGCTTCAACCGCGACGACCGTGGCGGCCGTACTCCCGAGCGTCGTGACGGTGACCGTGGCGGCTTCCGCCGCGACAACGACCGTGGCACCACCGGCCGTTCCTTCGAGCGTCGTGACGACCGTGGCGGCCACCGTGGCAGCGACCGTCCCTTCAACCGCGACCGTCAGGGCGACCGCCCCGCGGGCGGCGGCTTCCGCGCCGGCAGCCACGACCGTCCGTACGGCCGCCGCGACGACCACCGCGGCACCGGCACCGGCACCGGCACCGGCCCCGGCACCGGCACCGGCGGCGGTTCCTTCCGCCGCGACGAGAAGCCGCGCTGGAAGCGCAACGGCTGA
- the bldC gene encoding developmental transcriptional regulator BldC — translation MTARTPDAEPLLTPAEVATMFRVDPKTVTRWAKAGKLTSIRTLGGHRRYREAEVRALLAGIPQQRSEA, via the coding sequence ATGACCGCTCGCACCCCTGATGCCGAGCCGCTGCTGACCCCGGCTGAGGTCGCCACCATGTTCCGCGTCGACCCCAAGACGGTCACACGGTGGGCGAAGGCCGGCAAGCTTACGTCCATCCGCACGCTCGGCGGGCACCGCCGCTACCGCGAAGCGGAGGTCCGTGCACTGCTCGCGGGCATCCCGCAGCAGCGCAGCGAGGCCTGA
- a CDS encoding amino acid permease, translating into MTDDAKASGLSDEERLAQLGYTQVLARRMSAFSNYAVSFTIISVLSGCLTLYLFGMNTGGPAVITWGWVAVGLMTLFVGLSMAEICSAYPTSAGLYFWAHRLAPERSAAAWAWFTGWFNVLGQVAVTAGIDFGAASFLGAYLNLQFDFEVTPGRTILLFAGILVLHGLLNTFGVRIVALLNDISVWWHVLGVAVIVGALALVPDHHQSASFVFTHFVNNTGWGSGVYVVLVGLLMAQYTFTGYDASAHMTEETHDASTAGPKGIVQSIWTSWIAGFVLLLGFTFAIQSYDKELGSATGAPPAQILLDALGATAGKLLLLVVIGAQLFCGMASVTANSRMIYAFSRDGALPFSRVWHTVSPRTRTPVAAVWLAALGALVLGLPYLINVTAYAAVTSIAVIGLYIAYVIPTLLRLRKGEAFERGPWHLGRWSRAIGVVSVVWVAVITVLFMLPQVSPVTWETFNYAPVAVLVVLGSAAAWWTASARHWFLNPDHARTRAREAARKGAPEPVDP; encoded by the coding sequence ATGACAGATGACGCCAAGGCGAGTGGGCTGTCGGACGAAGAACGGCTTGCCCAGCTCGGCTATACGCAGGTTCTGGCCCGCCGCATGTCGGCGTTCTCCAACTACGCGGTCTCGTTCACGATCATCTCGGTGCTCTCGGGCTGTCTGACGCTGTATCTGTTCGGCATGAACACCGGCGGTCCCGCCGTGATCACCTGGGGATGGGTCGCGGTCGGACTGATGACGTTGTTCGTCGGACTGTCGATGGCCGAGATCTGTTCGGCCTATCCGACCTCCGCCGGCCTGTACTTCTGGGCCCACCGGCTGGCCCCCGAACGGTCGGCGGCGGCCTGGGCGTGGTTCACGGGGTGGTTCAACGTCCTCGGGCAGGTCGCGGTGACCGCGGGCATCGACTTCGGCGCGGCGTCCTTCCTGGGCGCCTACCTGAACCTGCAGTTCGATTTCGAGGTCACGCCGGGCCGGACGATCCTGCTCTTCGCCGGCATCCTCGTCCTGCACGGACTGCTCAACACCTTCGGGGTCCGGATCGTCGCCCTCCTCAACGACATCAGCGTGTGGTGGCACGTCCTGGGCGTAGCGGTGATCGTGGGCGCTCTCGCCCTCGTACCGGACCACCACCAGTCCGCGTCCTTCGTCTTCACGCACTTCGTGAACAACACCGGCTGGGGCAGCGGTGTGTACGTCGTCCTCGTCGGCCTGCTGATGGCGCAGTACACGTTCACCGGATACGACGCCTCCGCCCATATGACGGAGGAGACGCACGACGCGTCGACGGCCGGACCCAAGGGCATCGTGCAGTCCATCTGGACGTCGTGGATCGCCGGCTTCGTCCTCCTGCTCGGCTTCACCTTCGCCATCCAGTCGTACGACAAGGAGCTGGGCTCGGCGACCGGCGCGCCGCCGGCGCAGATCCTGCTCGACGCGCTCGGGGCCACGGCGGGCAAGCTCCTGCTGCTGGTCGTGATCGGCGCGCAGCTGTTCTGCGGGATGGCGTCCGTGACCGCCAACAGCCGCATGATCTACGCCTTTTCGCGCGACGGGGCGCTGCCGTTCTCCCGGGTGTGGCACACCGTGAGCCCGCGCACGCGCACTCCGGTCGCGGCGGTGTGGCTGGCGGCGCTGGGGGCGTTGGTGCTGGGGCTGCCGTACCTCATCAACGTGACCGCGTACGCGGCCGTCACGTCGATCGCCGTGATCGGGCTCTACATCGCGTACGTCATCCCGACGCTGCTGCGGCTGCGCAAGGGGGAGGCGTTCGAACGGGGGCCGTGGCATCTGGGCCGCTGGTCGCGCGCGATCGGCGTCGTGTCGGTCGTCTGGGTGGCCGTCATCACCGTCCTGTTCATGCTGCCGCAGGTCTCCCCGGTCACCTGGGAGACGTTCAACTACGCCCCGGTCGCCGTCCTCGTGGTCCTGGGTTCCGCCGCGGCCTGGTGGACGGCCTCGGCCCGCCACTGGTTCCTCAACCCCGACCACGCCCGCACCCGGGCGCGTGAGGCGGCGCGCAAGGGTGCGCCGGAACCGGTCGATCCGTAG